One Frankia alni ACN14a DNA window includes the following coding sequences:
- a CDS encoding DUF3090 domain-containing protein, with protein sequence MARRIHVFDPPERFVAGTVGSPGARAFYLQARAEARLVTVGVEKAQVALLAEQLTELLDELGRRGVATVPAEPAGMVDTSPLEQPIEAEFRVATIALGWDPRGSRVVVEAQAAGGAESASGFSDDPGGPDALRVLLAAGPARAFARRAGRLVAGGRPSCPLCGLPLDEDHICPRQNGHRH encoded by the coding sequence ATGGCGCGCCGGATACACGTCTTCGACCCGCCGGAGCGGTTCGTCGCGGGCACCGTCGGCTCGCCCGGTGCCCGCGCGTTCTACCTGCAGGCCCGGGCCGAGGCGAGGCTGGTCACGGTCGGGGTCGAGAAGGCCCAGGTCGCCCTGCTGGCCGAGCAGCTCACGGAGCTGCTCGACGAGCTGGGTCGGCGCGGCGTCGCGACGGTGCCGGCCGAGCCCGCCGGCATGGTCGACACGTCACCGCTGGAGCAGCCGATCGAGGCGGAGTTCCGGGTCGCCACGATCGCCCTCGGGTGGGATCCGCGCGGCAGCCGGGTCGTCGTCGAGGCGCAGGCGGCCGGCGGGGCGGAGTCGGCGTCGGGGTTCAGCGACGACCCGGGCGGCCCCGACGCGCTGCGGGTGCTGCTCGCGGCGGGCCCCGCCCGTGCCTTCGCCCGCCGGGCCGGGCGACTCGTCGCCGGCGGGCGCCCGTCGTGCCCGCTGTGCGGCCTGCCGCTCGATGAGGACCACATCTGCCCGCGCCAGAACGGACACCGGCACTGA
- a CDS encoding PAC2 family protein, which translates to MIEFSGVGQLRSPVVVAAFEGWNDAADASSAAVEHLETAFKARVIGAIDPDDYYDFQVNRPTVSGTDGASRKITWPTTRLSVARPPKSETDLVLIRGLEPNMRWRGFTDELIEAVHALGSDMVISLGALLADSPHTRPVPISGTAGDAATAARLGLEPSRYEGPTGIVGVFGDACARAELASVSFWAAVPHYVANPPCPKATLALLRRVEDLLDIEIPLGDLPERAKAWERQVDELAAGDTEVAEYVRSLESREPETALPEASGDAIAREFERYLRRRGQ; encoded by the coding sequence GTGATCGAGTTCTCCGGCGTCGGTCAACTGCGGTCGCCGGTCGTGGTAGCCGCCTTCGAGGGTTGGAACGACGCCGCCGACGCGTCCTCCGCCGCCGTGGAGCATCTCGAGACGGCGTTCAAGGCCCGGGTGATCGGCGCGATCGACCCGGACGACTACTACGACTTCCAGGTGAACCGGCCGACGGTGAGCGGAACCGACGGGGCGTCGAGGAAGATCACCTGGCCGACCACCCGGCTGTCAGTGGCGCGGCCGCCGAAGTCGGAGACGGACCTGGTGCTCATTCGCGGGCTGGAGCCGAACATGCGTTGGCGCGGTTTCACCGATGAGCTGATCGAGGCGGTGCACGCCCTCGGCAGCGACATGGTGATCTCGCTCGGTGCGCTGCTCGCGGACTCCCCCCACACCCGTCCGGTGCCCATCAGCGGCACGGCAGGGGACGCGGCGACGGCGGCGAGGCTCGGCCTGGAGCCGTCCCGCTACGAGGGTCCGACCGGCATCGTCGGCGTCTTCGGCGACGCCTGCGCGCGGGCGGAGCTGGCCTCGGTGTCCTTCTGGGCTGCGGTGCCGCACTACGTCGCGAACCCCCCGTGCCCGAAGGCGACGCTCGCGCTGTTGCGGCGGGTGGAGGACCTGCTCGACATCGAGATCCCGCTCGGGGATCTGCCGGAGCGGGCCAAGGCGTGGGAGCGTCAGGTCGACGAGCTCGCCGCCGGGGACACCGAGGTCGCCGAGTACGTCCGCTCGCTGGAGTCCCGGGAGCCGGAGACTGCGCTGCCGGAGGCCAGCGGGGACGCGATCGCCCGCGAGTTCGAGCGCTACCTGCGGCGCCGCGGGCAGTGA
- the mshC gene encoding cysteine--1-D-myo-inosityl 2-amino-2-deoxy-alpha-D-glucopyranoside ligase — MQAWPSPPIRPLPGTGRPLRIFDTATSSVRALDSAPTAHLYVCGITPYDATHLGHAFTYLTYDLAQRVLRDSGHKVLYVQNVTDVDDPLLERADRDGLDWRDLAAREIALFREDMTALRMLAPDSYVGVVEAIPMIVDMVAELVDRGAAYHVDDDLYFSVAAAPAFGEISHLSRAEMLAICAERGGDPGRGGKKDPLDPLLWRARRPGEPSWPSPFGPGRPGWHIECSAIARHHLGGVVDLQGGGTDLSFPHHECSAAHAEVAAGARPFARSYVHTAMVSLDGHKMSKSRGNLEFVSRLRRAGTDLAALRLALLDHRHTADWEWSASLLTDAVARVGRWRAAVALPAGPDAQGVLAAVRERLADDLDAPGALAAVDAWVDAALADAGGGPVGGSVGVGSSGGSLRGSGGAASAGGEAPALVARLVDTLLGVDLEPVRPRGS; from the coding sequence ATGCAGGCGTGGCCATCTCCTCCGATACGTCCACTTCCAGGCACCGGCCGGCCCTTGCGGATCTTCGACACGGCCACGTCGAGCGTGCGGGCCCTGGATTCCGCTCCCACGGCGCATCTCTATGTCTGCGGCATCACGCCGTACGACGCGACGCACCTGGGTCATGCGTTCACGTACCTGACGTATGACCTCGCGCAGCGGGTGCTCCGTGATTCTGGACATAAAGTTCTTTATGTACAAAATGTTACGGACGTCGACGACCCCCTGCTCGAGCGCGCCGACCGCGACGGCCTGGACTGGCGCGACCTCGCCGCGCGGGAGATCGCGCTGTTCCGTGAGGACATGACCGCGCTGCGGATGCTCGCCCCGGACTCCTACGTCGGCGTGGTCGAGGCGATCCCGATGATCGTCGACATGGTCGCCGAACTCGTCGACCGAGGCGCGGCCTACCACGTCGACGACGACCTGTACTTCTCCGTCGCCGCCGCACCCGCGTTCGGTGAGATCTCTCACCTGTCCCGGGCCGAGATGCTCGCGATCTGCGCCGAGCGCGGCGGCGACCCTGGTCGCGGGGGCAAGAAGGATCCCCTCGACCCGCTGCTGTGGCGGGCCCGGCGCCCCGGGGAACCGTCGTGGCCGTCCCCGTTCGGACCCGGCCGGCCGGGCTGGCACATCGAGTGCTCGGCGATCGCCCGCCACCATCTCGGCGGCGTCGTCGACCTCCAGGGCGGGGGCACCGACCTGTCGTTCCCGCACCACGAGTGCAGCGCCGCGCACGCCGAGGTCGCCGCCGGTGCCCGCCCGTTCGCCCGCAGCTACGTGCACACCGCGATGGTCAGCCTCGACGGCCACAAGATGTCGAAGTCGCGCGGCAACCTGGAGTTCGTCTCCCGGCTGCGCCGCGCCGGGACGGACCTGGCCGCACTGCGCCTCGCCCTGCTGGACCACCGCCACACCGCGGACTGGGAGTGGTCGGCGAGCCTGCTGACGGACGCGGTGGCCCGGGTCGGACGGTGGCGGGCGGCCGTCGCCCTGCCCGCCGGCCCGGACGCGCAGGGGGTGCTCGCCGCCGTCCGCGAGCGGCTCGCCGACGACCTCGACGCTCCCGGTGCCCTCGCCGCGGTCGACGCCTGGGTCGACGCGGCACTCGCCGACGCCGGCGGTGGTCCCGTCGGCGGTTCCGTCGGCGTCGGTTCGTCCGGTGGGTCCCTTCGCGGTTCTGGCGGTGCGGCGAGTGCGGGAGGGGAGGCGCCCGCACTCGTCGCGCGGCTCGTTGACACACTGCTCGGTGTAGACCTTGAACCCGTCCGACCCAGAGGGAGCTGA
- a CDS encoding SCO1664 family protein, whose translation MGVPAAGPPQGRRLPLDPIDGGGLDAPAALDLLRRGELTVSARLADASNATLYCDITAGEVAGRCVYKPVRGERSLWDFPDGTLAARELAAYEVSAYLDLGIVPPTVLRDGPFGEGMVQLWIDTDVTVDLVALTRSDDPQLRRIALFDAVINNADRKGGHLLPAPSGRIHGIDHGVTFHTEGKLRTLLWTWRGRRLLAEETALLGCLREALVGDLGDRLAELLTVAESGALAARVDRLLDEGRFPLPSGDWPPIPWPPF comes from the coding sequence ATGGGCGTTCCCGCGGCGGGTCCCCCTCAGGGGCGGCGGCTGCCACTCGATCCGATCGACGGCGGCGGTCTCGACGCCCCCGCCGCGCTCGACCTGCTGCGCCGCGGCGAGCTGACGGTCAGCGCCAGGCTCGCCGACGCCAGCAACGCGACGCTGTACTGCGACATCACCGCGGGCGAGGTCGCCGGGCGCTGCGTCTACAAGCCGGTGCGCGGCGAACGGTCGCTGTGGGACTTCCCCGACGGCACCCTCGCCGCCCGCGAGCTGGCCGCCTACGAGGTCTCCGCGTACCTCGACCTCGGGATCGTGCCGCCGACGGTGCTGCGCGACGGCCCGTTCGGCGAGGGGATGGTCCAGCTCTGGATCGACACCGACGTCACCGTCGACCTGGTCGCCCTCACCCGCTCCGACGATCCGCAGCTACGCAGGATCGCGCTCTTCGACGCCGTCATCAACAACGCCGACCGCAAGGGTGGGCACCTGCTGCCGGCGCCGTCGGGGCGCATTCACGGCATCGACCACGGCGTCACCTTCCACACCGAGGGCAAGCTGCGCACGCTGCTGTGGACGTGGCGGGGCCGCCGCCTGCTCGCCGAGGAGACGGCCCTGCTCGGCTGCCTGCGCGAGGCGCTCGTCGGCGACCTCGGCGACCGGCTCGCCGAGCTGCTCACCGTCGCCGAGTCCGGCGCGCTGGCCGCCCGCGTGGACCGGTTGCTCGACGAGGGACGCTTCCCGCTTCCCTCGGGGGACTGGCCCCCGATCCCGTGGCCGCCGTTCTGA
- a CDS encoding histidine phosphatase family protein: protein MTTVLLVRHGLTAVTGKILLGWTPGVSLDERGRRQASDLAGRLGNIPLAAIVSSPLERCRETAGTIAGRRPEGPQAPGGVQPVAVDERFGECRYGDWTGQELAVLAKDPLWAVVQSHPSAVVFPGPEGEALRDTQARGVTAVREWNDRLGPDATWLLCSHGDVIRTIVADALGMHLDMYHRITVDPCSLTVIRYGERRPFVRRINDIGGDVAELLPPPPKPAGEAGEGGGEGGGDGAAGSPAVDGAAPGPALGPDEVVGGGAGSYPPPAGGGAV, encoded by the coding sequence TTGACCACTGTGTTGCTGGTCCGCCACGGCCTGACCGCCGTCACGGGCAAGATCCTCCTCGGCTGGACCCCCGGCGTCAGCCTGGACGAGCGCGGCCGGCGGCAGGCCTCGGACCTGGCGGGCCGGCTCGGGAACATCCCGCTCGCCGCGATCGTCAGCAGCCCGCTGGAGCGCTGCCGCGAGACGGCGGGCACGATCGCGGGCCGCCGCCCCGAGGGCCCACAGGCTCCCGGCGGGGTGCAGCCGGTCGCCGTCGACGAGCGGTTCGGCGAGTGCCGCTACGGGGACTGGACCGGTCAGGAACTCGCCGTCCTGGCCAAGGACCCGCTGTGGGCGGTGGTGCAGAGCCATCCCAGCGCCGTGGTCTTCCCGGGGCCCGAGGGTGAGGCGCTGCGCGACACCCAGGCGCGCGGCGTCACCGCGGTGCGGGAGTGGAACGACCGGCTCGGTCCGGACGCGACCTGGCTGCTGTGCTCGCACGGCGACGTCATCCGCACGATCGTCGCCGACGCCCTGGGCATGCACCTCGACATGTACCACCGCATCACCGTCGATCCGTGCTCGCTGACGGTGATCCGCTACGGCGAGCGGCGACCGTTCGTCCGGCGGATCAACGACATCGGCGGCGACGTCGCCGAGCTGCTCCCGCCGCCCCCGAAGCCCGCGGGGGAGGCCGGCGAGGGCGGCGGCGAGGGTGGCGGGGACGGTGCCGCCGGCTCGCCCGCGGTGGACGGTGCGGCGCCCGGGCCGGCGCTCGGGCCCGACGAGGTCGTCGGCGGCGGCGCCGGGTCCTACCCGCCCCCCGCCGGCGGGGGAGCGGTCTGA
- a CDS encoding HAD-IA family hydrolase, with amino-acid sequence MESLAAVFFDMDGLLVDTEPIWTVAEHEAAARLGGEFTPAMKRAMIGHGIDTAVPIMVSMLGRPPADVPATARFLLRRSAELFREPGVIVPQPGAVELLAVLRERGVPAALVSSSFRDLMDPVLDVIGRELFATTVAGDEVHRRKPDPEPYLTAARMLGVDPRRCVVLEDSPSGARAGVAAGCATILVPSMPGLDLATAAPSTATPSTAAPSTTVPPVVAVLGPSAAVPSGVVPPDAAPSAAVPTDATETPPSGLAAIVGSLHDVTLDLLQDLLAARPAGT; translated from the coding sequence GTGGAAAGCCTTGCGGCGGTCTTCTTCGACATGGACGGCCTGCTCGTCGACACGGAGCCGATCTGGACCGTCGCCGAGCACGAGGCGGCGGCGCGGCTCGGCGGCGAGTTCACCCCGGCGATGAAGCGGGCGATGATCGGCCACGGCATCGACACCGCCGTGCCGATCATGGTGTCGATGCTCGGCCGGCCGCCGGCCGACGTCCCGGCCACGGCGCGTTTCCTGCTGCGGCGCTCCGCAGAGCTGTTCCGCGAGCCGGGTGTGATCGTCCCGCAGCCCGGCGCCGTCGAGCTGCTCGCCGTCCTGCGGGAGCGGGGCGTCCCGGCGGCGCTGGTCTCCTCGTCCTTCCGGGACCTGATGGATCCTGTGCTCGACGTGATCGGCCGGGAGCTGTTCGCGACGACGGTGGCCGGCGACGAGGTACACCGCCGCAAGCCGGACCCCGAGCCCTACCTCACCGCCGCCCGCATGCTGGGCGTGGACCCGCGGCGCTGCGTCGTCCTGGAGGACAGCCCCTCGGGCGCCCGCGCCGGGGTGGCCGCCGGCTGCGCGACCATCCTGGTCCCCTCCATGCCGGGCCTCGACCTCGCCACCGCGGCCCCGTCCACCGCGACCCCGTCCACCGCGGCCCCGTCCACTACCGTCCCGCCCGTCGTCGCCGTGCTCGGGCCGTCTGCCGCGGTGCCGTCCGGTGTCGTGCCGCCGGATGCGGCGCCGTCTGCCGCGGTGCCGACGGATGCCACCGAGACCCCGCCCTCGGGCCTCGCCGCGATCGTCGGCAGCCTGCACGACGTCACCCTCGACCTGCTCCAGGATCTCCTGGCTGCCCGCCCGGCCGGGACCTGA
- a CDS encoding endonuclease domain-containing protein, producing MLGEPIHLLLPRSAHRAAGIAGLTRHLGALRPGEWHSRRGIPVTTVERTLADLVLDSDRETAVSLLDAALHARRVPDARAVLRSASGRRGVVGRQTWFALADGRAESPLETRLRLLLLDAGLPPEELQWQVWDPGPTRTRHEPTRLGKPDLSDPTPSTPPHRDPGLGRRLVARLDLAWPSRRVAVEADGAAYHGEPRALFRDRVRQNDLLSAGWTLLRFTWADVLGGPAGVADLVRRALALADGAVRSRPGGQPGDPGAGRG from the coding sequence TTGCTCGGCGAGCCGATCCACCTCCTGCTCCCCCGCTCCGCGCACAGGGCCGCCGGCATCGCCGGTCTCACCCGGCATCTGGGCGCCCTGCGCCCCGGCGAGTGGCACTCGCGGCGAGGCATCCCCGTCACCACCGTCGAGCGCACCCTGGCCGACCTGGTCCTGGACAGCGATCGGGAGACCGCCGTCAGCCTGCTCGACGCAGCGCTGCACGCGCGGCGTGTGCCGGATGCCCGCGCCGTGCTCAGGTCGGCATCCGGACGTCGGGGGGTGGTCGGCCGCCAGACCTGGTTCGCGCTCGCAGACGGGCGGGCGGAGTCTCCTCTGGAGACGCGACTGCGCCTGCTGCTGCTCGACGCGGGCCTGCCGCCCGAGGAACTGCAGTGGCAGGTATGGGACCCCGGCCCCACGCGGACACGGCACGAGCCGACGAGGCTCGGGAAGCCCGACCTCTCCGACCCGACGCCGAGCACGCCGCCGCATCGGGACCCGGGGCTGGGAAGACGCCTGGTCGCCCGGCTCGACCTGGCCTGGCCGAGCCGGCGGGTCGCCGTGGAGGCGGACGGCGCCGCTTACCATGGCGAGCCCCGCGCGCTGTTCCGCGACCGCGTGCGGCAGAACGACCTGCTGTCGGCCGGCTGGACCCTGCTGCGCTTCACCTGGGCTGATGTGCTGGGCGGTCCGGCGGGCGTCGCCGATCTGGTGCGCCGCGCGCTGGCGCTGGCGGACGGTGCGGTCAGGTCCCGGCCGGGCGGGCAGCCAGGAGATCCTGGAGCAGGTCGAGGGTGA
- a CDS encoding ATP-dependent DNA helicase, which translates to MPDEYPTAAAPGPGPARGAAPTAGPAPGADPVVADASADPTAVFAAFCEAALWPGLGRTTAARLPAAGITRPEHVDVGRLGTVEGVNGPRARRLADSFRAAAGTYAVVELLVAADLPARLARGATERLGPTAAEALRADPWMLLTATEAEIGQADRFARRRGLHRDDSRRGPAVLTHLLGRAATRAGDTAGPVDAVLQAAGREGVADPRQALDAALDDGRIIAVGDRIALERYAMAEQSIADGIERLLATAEPLRAGAPRVRRRPDDDADDADADADGSPATAGPPPTALMFDDEDAEDDDPPSGGHRASGAEQAGGDGRAGGDGGPAGMSGAVDADAPAGATGATGDDPVGSLDEVQLAAARAALESGVSVLTGGPGTGKSRTVAAVVRLAWAADAEVALAAPTGRAAKRLEELCGAPASTLHRLLGAQGRGGGFARGEHNPIDADLVVVDEASMLDAELAAALLDACAEGTHLMFVGDPAQLPSIGPGQVLTDLLESGEIPVTELRRLYRQVDGGAIAMLAAAVRGGELPPPPPGPGREVVVVPSSSSGEAAHRTVQLVTDSIPRALGIPVADIQVVTPVHAGPAGTGALNAALKRVLNPGAGAVSGFDVGDRVVATANHIDVGFANGEIGTVVAAGERGALRVAFPGGVVEVPAGILGDLRHGWAVTVHRAQGSEWPAVVAVFPPEAGRMLTRPLIYTALTRAATHLSIVAVNGPAVRQAVRNAGGRRRLTSLAALLAGEVAGELTEDDEDPDDEENLDDENPDGQDRNGQSLAGRHVGGRHLDGRDPRREGLRSGAGVKGG; encoded by the coding sequence ATGCCCGACGAGTACCCGACCGCCGCCGCCCCGGGACCTGGTCCCGCCCGGGGAGCCGCCCCCACCGCCGGTCCCGCCCCGGGAGCAGACCCGGTCGTCGCCGACGCGTCCGCGGACCCGACGGCGGTGTTCGCCGCGTTCTGCGAGGCCGCGCTGTGGCCGGGCCTGGGCCGCACGACGGCCGCCCGCCTGCCCGCCGCCGGCATCACCCGGCCCGAACACGTCGACGTCGGCCGGCTCGGCACCGTCGAGGGTGTCAACGGCCCGCGGGCCCGCCGGCTCGCCGACAGCTTCCGCGCCGCCGCGGGGACGTACGCGGTCGTCGAGCTGCTCGTCGCGGCGGACCTGCCGGCCCGCCTCGCCCGGGGGGCCACCGAGCGGCTCGGCCCGACCGCCGCCGAGGCCCTGCGGGCCGACCCGTGGATGCTGCTGACCGCCACCGAGGCCGAGATCGGTCAGGCCGACCGGTTCGCCCGTCGCCGTGGGCTGCACCGGGACGACTCGCGCCGCGGCCCCGCGGTGCTCACCCACCTGCTGGGCCGGGCGGCGACGCGCGCCGGGGACACCGCCGGCCCGGTCGACGCCGTGTTGCAGGCCGCGGGCCGGGAAGGGGTGGCCGATCCGCGCCAGGCGCTGGACGCCGCCCTCGACGACGGACGGATCATCGCCGTCGGCGACCGGATAGCGCTGGAGCGCTACGCGATGGCCGAGCAGTCCATCGCCGACGGCATCGAACGACTTCTGGCCACCGCCGAGCCGCTGCGGGCCGGCGCGCCGAGGGTGCGCCGCCGCCCGGACGACGACGCCGACGACGCCGACGCCGACGCCGACGGGTCGCCGGCCACGGCCGGCCCACCGCCGACCGCGCTGATGTTCGACGACGAGGACGCCGAGGACGACGACCCGCCGAGCGGCGGACACCGGGCGAGCGGCGCAGAGCAGGCGGGTGGCGACGGCCGGGCGGGTGGCGACGGCGGGCCGGCGGGGATGTCCGGGGCCGTGGACGCCGACGCCCCGGCCGGGGCGACCGGGGCGACCGGGGACGATCCGGTGGGCAGCCTGGACGAGGTGCAGCTCGCCGCGGCCCGGGCGGCCCTGGAGTCGGGGGTCAGCGTGCTGACCGGCGGGCCGGGGACGGGCAAGAGCCGCACCGTCGCCGCCGTGGTCCGCCTCGCGTGGGCGGCGGACGCCGAGGTCGCGCTCGCCGCGCCGACCGGCCGGGCCGCCAAGCGGCTGGAGGAGCTGTGCGGGGCGCCGGCGAGCACCCTGCACCGGCTGCTCGGCGCGCAGGGCCGCGGCGGCGGCTTCGCCCGCGGCGAGCACAACCCGATCGACGCCGACCTCGTCGTCGTCGACGAGGCGTCGATGCTCGACGCGGAACTCGCCGCCGCGCTGCTCGACGCCTGCGCCGAGGGTACCCACCTGATGTTCGTCGGGGACCCCGCCCAGCTGCCGAGCATCGGCCCGGGCCAGGTCCTCACCGATCTGCTGGAGTCCGGCGAGATCCCGGTGACGGAGCTGCGCCGGCTCTACCGGCAGGTCGACGGCGGGGCGATCGCGATGTTGGCCGCCGCGGTGCGCGGCGGGGAGCTGCCGCCGCCCCCGCCCGGCCCCGGCCGCGAGGTGGTCGTCGTCCCCTCGAGCAGCTCCGGCGAGGCGGCGCACCGCACCGTCCAGCTCGTCACCGACTCCATTCCGCGGGCGTTGGGCATCCCCGTCGCCGACATCCAGGTCGTCACGCCGGTGCATGCCGGGCCCGCCGGCACCGGAGCGCTGAACGCGGCGCTCAAACGCGTCCTCAACCCGGGCGCGGGCGCGGTGTCGGGATTCGACGTCGGGGACCGGGTGGTGGCGACGGCCAACCACATCGACGTGGGATTCGCCAACGGCGAGATCGGCACCGTCGTCGCCGCGGGCGAGCGCGGGGCGCTGCGGGTCGCCTTCCCGGGCGGGGTCGTCGAGGTGCCCGCGGGGATCCTCGGGGATCTGCGTCACGGCTGGGCGGTGACGGTGCACCGGGCACAGGGCAGCGAGTGGCCGGCGGTCGTCGCCGTCTTCCCCCCGGAGGCCGGCCGGATGCTGACCCGCCCGCTGATCTACACCGCGCTCACCCGGGCGGCGACGCACCTGTCGATCGTCGCCGTGAACGGCCCCGCGGTGCGCCAGGCGGTGCGCAACGCGGGCGGCCGGCGGCGCCTGACGTCGCTCGCCGCCCTGCTCGCCGGGGAGGTCGCCGGCGAGCTCACCGAGGACGACGAGGACCCGGACGACGAGGAGAACCTGGACGACGAGAACCCGGACGGTCAGGATCGCAACGGTCAGAGCCTGGCCGGTCGGCACGTCGGCGGTCGGCACCTGGACGGCCGGGACCCGCGGCGCGAGGGCCTGCGATCCGGTGCCGGGGTGAAGGGTGGGTGA